A single genomic interval of Candidatus Babeliales bacterium harbors:
- a CDS encoding HI0074 family nucleotidyltransferase substrate-binding subunit — translation MESLKAKYKAIVRLLDAFKVAIDCYDETKDNPKVDIVIREAFRDSIIKRFELSYDLLWKYLREYVGVSQGAYADSPRKVFDLCFQYGITNVDKEQLLFNMIKSRNLTTHTYDVDLANEMSEKVSEYYQVMHAIIMQTSPDTIKK, via the coding sequence ATGGAAAGCTTAAAAGCTAAATATAAAGCGATTGTTCGATTATTGGATGCGTTTAAAGTAGCAATAGATTGTTATGATGAGACAAAAGATAATCCAAAAGTTGACATAGTGATACGAGAAGCTTTTCGTGATTCTATTATTAAAAGATTTGAACTCAGCTATGATTTATTATGGAAATATTTACGTGAATATGTTGGCGTTTCGCAAGGAGCGTATGCAGATTCGCCACGTAAAGTTTTTGATTTATGTTTTCAGTATGGCATAACAAATGTAGATAAAGAGCAGTTATTATTTAATATGATAAAAAGTAGAAATTTAACAACGCATACCTATGATGTCGATTTGGCAAATGAAATGTCAGAAAAAGTTTCAGAATATTATCAAGTGATGCATGCAATTATAATGCAAACATCACCCGATACAATCAAAAAGTAA
- a CDS encoding DUF1398 family protein: MEQNTISQINNIAMVLKQAEKEGWPYPVQFEALRNAGVTSYEVSPSTYDKTFYGPFGVWHINCNEDNLPLTTVTKKFNEELFMKALLQRRFKETTYIVFLQNIALAGIARYHVDMNKRTVTYFDTDDNAAYVQDIPQAPSHP; the protein is encoded by the coding sequence ATGGAACAAAATACCATATCACAAATAAATAATATTGCAATGGTTTTAAAACAAGCGGAAAAAGAAGGATGGCCTTATCCCGTACAATTTGAAGCTCTTAGAAATGCAGGTGTAACATCATATGAAGTTTCACCATCAACATATGATAAGACATTTTATGGACCCTTTGGTGTATGGCATATCAATTGCAATGAAGACAATCTACCTTTGACTACCGTTACAAAAAAATTTAATGAAGAACTTTTTATGAAGGCTCTTCTACAACGTAGATTCAAGGAAACAACATATATAGTTTTTTTACAAAATATCGCATTAGCCGGTATTGCACGCTATCATGTAGATATGAATAAAAGAACAGTTACTTATTTTGATACTGATGACAATGCAGCTTATGTGCAAGATATTCCTCAAGCGCCATCTCATCCATAA
- a CDS encoding TatD family hydrolase has protein sequence MLIDTHCHINMMIKKTFDTPLEKSDLPNAQTILEQAQKENVSIIINVGTRSIENSNCILLAQTFNAIFATVGIHPNDSDTWQEDFILLKKWLLKKTENKIVGIGECGIDFHYPDYNFNRQRDAFKAQIELALEHDLALIIHSRDAYDETLRIVEEYKNNLTRTVMHCFSYDQSFAATVTDWRFMLGIGGTITYPKNNILRDIVQSIDIKNIVLETDAPFLPPQSIRGKQNHPKEIATIAHFIAELRGESFENIAKQTTKNALTLFNLHDVYMRMHSN, from the coding sequence ATGCTCATTGATACTCATTGCCACATAAATATGATGATAAAAAAAACTTTCGATACTCCTTTAGAAAAATCGGATTTACCAAACGCACAAACCATCCTAGAACAAGCACAAAAAGAGAACGTTTCTATAATTATTAATGTTGGCACACGCAGCATTGAAAATAGTAATTGCATATTACTTGCACAAACATTTAATGCCATTTTTGCAACTGTTGGTATTCATCCCAATGATTCTGATACCTGGCAAGAAGACTTTATATTGCTCAAAAAATGGTTGCTCAAAAAAACTGAAAATAAAATTGTTGGTATTGGCGAATGCGGTATTGATTTCCATTATCCTGATTACAACTTTAACCGTCAACGTGACGCATTTAAAGCGCAAATAGAACTCGCCCTTGAACACGATCTTGCACTCATTATTCATAGTCGTGACGCATATGATGAAACATTACGCATAGTAGAAGAATACAAAAATAATCTTACACGGACAGTCATGCATTGTTTCTCATACGATCAATCATTTGCAGCAACAGTAACAGATTGGCGCTTTATGCTCGGCATTGGGGGTACCATAACCTATCCAAAAAACAACATACTCCGCGACATTGTTCAATCAATTGATATAAAAAATATTGTACTAGAAACTGATGCACCATTTTTACCCCCACAAAGTATTCGTGGCAAACAAAACCATCCCAAAGAAATTGCAACAATTGCTCATTTTATTGCTGAATTACGTGGTGAGTCTTTTGAAAATATTGCTAAGCAAACCACAAAAAATGCATTAACATTATTCAATCTTCATGATGTATACATGCGCATGCATTCTAACTAA
- a CDS encoding prolyl-tRNA synthetase associated domain-containing protein: MMNIYIFLNNHNIAYESFDHPAVFTCEQAEKFCPKMPGKSIKNIFLYDKKTNQHFLIIVSTEKQIDLKKLKTILGASKLSFASEEDLQLYLGVTPGSVTILGLINDTTHTVTVIFDEILKDQTLQCHPLINTKTVTIPFDEIKKFLKITQHAYQFFDIPKR, encoded by the coding sequence ATGATGAACATTTATATTTTTTTGAATAATCATAACATTGCTTATGAATCTTTTGACCATCCAGCAGTATTTACGTGCGAACAAGCAGAAAAATTTTGTCCAAAAATGCCAGGTAAATCCATAAAAAATATTTTTCTCTATGATAAAAAAACAAATCAACATTTTCTCATTATTGTTAGCACTGAAAAACAGATAGATCTTAAAAAACTAAAAACTATACTTGGTGCATCAAAACTGAGCTTTGCATCAGAAGAAGATCTGCAACTATATTTAGGTGTAACGCCAGGCTCAGTAACCATCTTGGGACTTATCAATGATACTACCCATACCGTTACCGTTATCTTTGATGAGATTCTTAAAGACCAAACGTTACAATGTCATCCGTTAATTAACACCAAAACAGTAACAATTCCTTTTGATGAAATAAAAAAATTCCTCAAAATCACCCAACACGCCTATCAATTTTTTGATATCCCCAAACGTTAA
- a CDS encoding sodium/proline symporter, whose product MNLMIFSSFIIYFLVLISIALYFYRTVKTASDFIIGSRSVNYWVTAIATQASDMGGWLFLGFPAAIYSQGLFEAWTAIGLVLFMFLNWHFIAPRLRIISEKTNSNTLSALFEKQFSDTTGLISLVSALFTLIFFTFYIASGLVGLGRLFESAFEIQYHTGIVIGLCTAILYTLIGGFIAAAWCDLFQGIFLLCMIILVPLVALFNTSGISGIIDAYQMHVFHFSFIQNMPYGLFLAAGWGLGYFGQPHILVNFMGIDNPKKISSAKIVGLTWQIIVLSASIAIGLIALTFFSTPVANPELIYILMTKSLFNPFIAGMALCAILAAVLSTMDRHILISGSVIASDLYHKIINPQASSQHILFITRIASIFVSLCALYIAWTGSSTIYGLVQYAWSGLGSAFGPLVIAALYKNKNITNYGALAGLIIGGTTAGLWPYINSDIAPLIPGFASNVITMYCVSLVTKETT is encoded by the coding sequence ATGAATCTCATGATCTTTAGCTCATTTATTATCTATTTTCTTGTTCTCATCAGTATTGCTCTTTACTTTTATCGAACCGTAAAAACAGCCTCTGACTTTATAATAGGAAGCCGCTCTGTTAATTATTGGGTTACCGCCATTGCAACGCAAGCAAGCGACATGGGCGGTTGGTTGTTTCTTGGATTTCCTGCTGCAATTTATAGTCAAGGCCTCTTTGAAGCATGGACTGCTATTGGTTTAGTACTCTTCATGTTTTTAAATTGGCATTTTATTGCGCCACGATTGCGTATAATTAGTGAAAAAACAAATTCTAATACCTTATCAGCACTTTTTGAGAAACAATTCTCTGATACAACAGGACTTATTAGTTTGGTGAGCGCATTATTTACGCTAATTTTTTTCACATTTTATATAGCATCAGGCTTAGTCGGTCTTGGACGTCTTTTTGAATCGGCATTTGAAATACAGTACCATACAGGAATTGTAATTGGATTATGCACAGCTATCCTTTATACACTCATTGGCGGATTTATTGCTGCAGCATGGTGTGATCTATTTCAAGGAATTTTTTTACTCTGCATGATCATATTAGTGCCATTAGTAGCGTTGTTCAACACATCAGGAATTTCAGGAATAATAGATGCATACCAGATGCACGTTTTTCACTTTTCATTTATACAAAACATGCCTTATGGATTATTTCTTGCCGCAGGATGGGGACTTGGTTATTTTGGTCAGCCACATATTTTAGTAAATTTTATGGGCATTGATAATCCAAAAAAAATTAGTTCTGCAAAAATTGTTGGGCTTACTTGGCAAATCATTGTACTTTCTGCATCAATTGCCATTGGGCTCATCGCTCTCACCTTTTTTTCAACACCAGTGGCAAATCCAGAACTAATTTACATTCTGATGACAAAATCATTATTTAATCCATTTATCGCCGGAATGGCACTCTGTGCAATTTTAGCAGCAGTACTTTCTACTATGGATAGACATATTCTTATTTCCGGTTCTGTTATTGCATCAGACTTATATCATAAAATAATTAACCCTCAGGCATCATCGCAACATATCCTGTTCATTACGCGTATCGCCTCCATTTTTGTTTCATTATGCGCATTATATATCGCTTGGACAGGAAGCTCAACCATTTATGGCCTTGTGCAATATGCATGGTCAGGATTGGGTAGTGCCTTTGGCCCACTTGTTATCGCCGCTCTCTATAAAAACAAAAACATTACCAACTATGGCGCTCTTGCAGGATTAATTATTGGTGGAACAACAGCAGGGTTATGGCCATATATAAATAGTGATATTGCACCACTCATTCCAGGATTTGCTTCAAACGTTATTACTATGTATTGTGTTTCATTAGTAACAAAAGAAACAACTTGA
- a CDS encoding tRNA-binding protein: MNTASITDFQKLDIRVGKIIEVNNFPEAKKSAYKLLIDFGSEIGIKKSSVQITENYTKEELLNTFVVCVVNFPPRQIGPFISEVLTLGAPSQNNTVVLIRPDHDIPLGGKLY, from the coding sequence TTGAATACCGCTTCGATAACTGATTTTCAAAAGCTCGATATTCGTGTAGGGAAAATTATAGAAGTGAATAATTTTCCTGAAGCAAAAAAATCTGCTTACAAACTCCTGATTGATTTTGGCTCTGAAATTGGAATCAAAAAATCTTCTGTTCAAATAACTGAAAATTACACCAAAGAAGAACTTTTAAACACATTTGTTGTCTGTGTTGTTAATTTTCCACCTCGTCAAATTGGACCCTTTATTTCTGAAGTATTAACATTAGGGGCTCCATCACAAAACAATACTGTTGTTCTTATTCGTCCCGATCATGATATTCCGCTTGGCGGTAAACTATATTAA
- a CDS encoding metal-dependent hydrolase → MKKHEKKNSTIMPGYKGHLAGGVIVFGILFFGVVVGFTKPSLMTACEWLLFTLAGSLFPDIDIKSKGQKYFYYIVFLFFIILTLRQRFEMLACCSFIILSPLLVRHRGIFHSPGFVIAAPMIFWIVISIFMPKISTQIFFDSVFFIVGALSHLWLDFGTRHMIRRLLTRRSKRW, encoded by the coding sequence GTGAAAAAACATGAAAAAAAGAATAGTACTATAATGCCAGGTTATAAAGGTCATTTGGCGGGTGGAGTGATAGTTTTTGGGATACTTTTTTTTGGAGTAGTGGTTGGCTTTACTAAACCATCATTAATGACTGCATGCGAATGGTTATTATTTACATTAGCAGGTTCTTTATTTCCTGATATTGATATTAAAAGTAAGGGTCAAAAATATTTTTATTATATTGTTTTTTTGTTTTTTATTATTTTGACACTGAGACAGCGATTTGAAATGTTAGCGTGTTGTAGTTTTATTATTCTTTCTCCTCTGTTGGTTCGCCATCGTGGAATTTTTCATAGTCCAGGGTTTGTTATTGCAGCACCAATGATTTTTTGGATTGTGATAAGCATTTTTATGCCAAAAATATCAACACAAATTTTTTTTGATAGTGTATTTTTTATTGTTGGTGCGCTTTCACACCTTTGGCTTGATTTTGGAACACGTCACATGATACGTCGCTTACTAACTCGTCGCAGTAAGCGATGGTAG
- a CDS encoding nucleotidyltransferase domain-containing protein encodes MVSNVPKQDLIIKLLTVLFPTSKIYLFGSRARGTHTERSDIDIAIDIGRKLEIDEWAIADGVLAGLNIPQKIDVIDVWRASESMKQQILKDGIVWKA; translated from the coding sequence ATGGTAAGTAATGTTCCTAAGCAAGATTTGATCATTAAATTATTGACTGTTTTGTTTCCAACATCAAAAATTTATCTTTTTGGTTCTCGTGCGCGTGGCACTCACACAGAGCGTTCTGATATTGATATTGCCATTGATATAGGAAGAAAGTTGGAGATTGATGAGTGGGCAATTGCGGATGGTGTTCTTGCTGGACTTAATATTCCGCAAAAAATTGATGTTATTGATGTTTGGCGTGCTTCTGAAAGTATGAAGCAACAAATTCTTAAGGATGGTATTGTATGGAAAGCTTAA